From a single Brassica napus cultivar Da-Ae chromosome C9, Da-Ae, whole genome shotgun sequence genomic region:
- the LOC106417072 gene encoding GDSL esterase/lipase At1g59030-like codes for MAMSGDGAEEKHNGASGVVKEKSQKAKKIQFAKEQEENPEKLGIAKSLPAFMNPNLKPQDLLKGVTFASVGTGYDPLTAKIMELHKLGAKKIRVFSAVPVGCVPLQRTVFGGMFTRGCVKPLNNMAKQFNARLSPALESLDKELDGVILYIDVYDTLYNMIQHPSKYGFEVADRGCCGRGSLAISYMCNSLNPFTCSNSSAYIFWDSYHPTERAYQVIVDNLLDKYLSKIY; via the exons ATGGCGATGAGTGGCGACGGTGCTGAAGAAAAACACAATGGAGCTAGTGGAGTAGTGAAGGAGAAGAGTCAGAAGGCGAAAAAGATACAATTTGCCAAAGAGCAAGAGGAGAATC CGGAAAAGTTGGGAATAGCCAAGTCACTACCAGCATTTATGAACCCGAATTTGAAGCCCCAAGATCTTCTTAAGGGTGTAACATTTGCATCTGTAGGAACTGGTTATGATCCATTAACAGCTAAGATTATG GAATTACATAAGCTTGGAGCTAAGAAAATCAGAGTGTTTAGCGCAGTGCCAGTTGGATGTGTACCACTTCAAAGAACAGTGTTTGGAGGAATGTTTACAAGAGGATGTGTTAAACCTTTAAACAACATGGCAAAACAATTCAACGCAAGGCTTTCACCAGCACTAGAATCTTTAGATAAAGAGTTGGACGGTGTCATCCTCTACATTGATGTTTATGATACTCTTTACAACATGATCCAACATCCTTCAAAATACG GTTTTGAGGTAGCTGATAGAGGATGTTGCGGTAGAGGCTCTCTCGCAATATCCTACATGTGTAACTCATTGAATCCATTCACATGTTCTAATTCCTCGGCCTATATATTTTGGGATAGCTACCACCCAACGGAGAGAGCATATCAAGTTATTGTTGATAACTTGCTTGACAAATATTTAAGCAAAATCTATTGA